One genomic segment of Danio aesculapii chromosome 15, fDanAes4.1, whole genome shotgun sequence includes these proteins:
- the LOC130241434 gene encoding uncharacterized protein LOC130241434, which translates to MLLRVIVAPDCIQKLSLNDVPKSVDELKEILCNKLKITTNFVIQYEDPDFGGQLCNLSSIEELPPDKATLKIFWEVLKTASETETEEQRNESPASNSDFTLDTASISSNLSSPSSSTVREERWPQVFVIPKFSYDVEFRLRKANEVYEKQKTTMDVTRDVKTEILETLAETMYSFKAYPTDPELEQVAVALVSTHPCLRELGCDTGCKGWKMSLRFKMGNYRQKLRSSGCFELDNKRNDGSRIPPKKPRRSEINFLPDNPVGLDDATLEQEREQLELEVKRKNMDMAILKTKMETTFPLRRKEIITEQPLVHVVKNRWPGLFLQEQVCAEFQRITCVDLKKSFMANLHKHSNALIKLYRTKCKDLADNMKMILDHFDNQTTDIIIHRATTALQGLPLYLREYDKITKTCLDTDLEETYTRGVNLAILEVMEDDLSQATKRCINFGIILEETVVMDDLPDFSTAFMVLFGLLYALNIEYPKGLKYTFEAVQNIFVGLGVKSTNRVQSLKNKLFTL; encoded by the exons ATGTTGCTGCGAGTGATTGTAGCTCCAGATTgcatacaaaagctgtcacttaaCGATGTGCCGAAATCAGTTGATGAGCTAAAAGAGATACTTTGCAACAAACTGAAAATTACTACAAACTTTGTGATCCAGTATGAGGACCCTGATTTTGGTGGTCAGCTTTGCAATTTGAGTAGCATAGAAGAACTTCCTCCTGATAAGGCCACGCTAAAAATTTTCTGGGAAGTGTTAAAAACAGCATCAGAAACTGAAACAGAAGAACAAAGAAATGAGAGCCCTGCATCTAACTCTGATTTTACACTTGACACTGCAAGTATTTCGTCCAATCTCTCCAGTCCATCATCTTCCACAGTCAGAGAAGAACGCTGGCCACAAGTTTTTGTGATACCAAAATTTTCTTATGACGTTGAGTTCAGACTGAGGAAAGCAAATGAAGTCTATGAAAAACAGAAGACTACCATGGATGTTACACGAGATGTGAAGACTGAAATACTGGAAACGTTGGCGGAAACAATGTACTCTTTTAAAGCTTACCCCACTGATCCAGAATTGGAGCAAGTGGCAGTTGCATTAGTTTCCACACATCCATGTTTGAGGGAACTTGGCTGTGACACCGGATGCAAGGGCTGGAAGATGAGTTTAAGATTTAAAATGGGAAATTATAGACAAAAATTACGCAGTTCTGGATGTTTTGAGCTAGATAATAAAAGAAATGATGGATCAAGAATTCCACCAAAGAAACCAAGAAGATCAGAAATCAACTTTCTTCCAGACAATCCTGTTGGTTTGGATGATGCTACATTGGAGCAAGAAAGAGAACAGCTTGAGCTAGAAGTCAAGAGAAAGAACATGGATATGGCAATTCTGAAAACCAAGATGGAAACTACTTTCCCGCTCAGAAGAAAAGAAATTATTACTGAGCAGCCCTTGGTACATGTGGTCAAAAACAGATGGCCTGGCCTGTTTTTGCAAGAGCAG GTTTGTGCCGAGTTCCAAAGGATCACTTGTGTTGACCTCAAAAAATCATTCATGGCGAATCTCCACAAACACAGCAATGCCCTGATCAAACTGTATCGAACAAAGTGCAAAGACCTTGCAGACAACATGAAAATGATACTGGACCATTTTGATAATCAG ACAACAGACATCATAATTCACAGAGCAACTACTGCTCTACAGGGACTTCCCTTGTACCTCAGGGAATATGACAAAATAACCAAGACTTGTCTG GACACTGATTTGGAGGAGACCTACACCAGAGGAGTGAATTTGGCCATCCTTGAAGTGATGGAAGATGACCTCTCACAGGCAACAAAGAGATGTATAAACTTTGGCATCATCCTGGAGGAAACTGTGGTCATGGATGATCTACCAGACTTTTCCACTGCTTTTATGGTACTCTTTGGACTTCTTTACGCACTGAATATTGAGTACCCAAAGGGGCTGAAATACACATTTGAGGCAGTGCAGAATATCTTTGTAGGACTGGGAGTAAAGTCCACAAACAGAGTGCAGTC